The DNA region GAAATCTTGGTTCCTAAGAATTTACGTGGATAAACCAGGTGGTGGCATCGCAATAGAGGATTGTGTCACAGTTAGTGAACATATTTCTGAAGCTGTTGATCAATTAGAAACAGACCCAATTCCACAAGCTTATTACCTTGAAGTATCTTCTCCAGGTGCAGAACGTCCATTGAAAAATGATGACGATGTGCAAGCTGCGATCGGTGAATGGGTATTCTTGTCATTCTATCAAGCCATTGATGGTCAAAAAAATATTCAAGGCCGTCTACTTTCTGTATCAGATGATGCATATGAAGTTGAAACAAAAGACAAAACACGTAAAGTGGCAGTCACTGTAGAAAAATCAAATGTATCGTTAATCAGATTGGCCATTGAATTTTAAAATTTATCATTTTTGAAAGAGGGAATTTAGATGAGTAAAGAAATGTTAAGAGCCTTCGAAGCGCTTGAAGATGAAAAGGGCATTTCACAAGAAGTTATTTTGGAAGCTTTAGAAGCTGCTTTAGTTTCAGCTTACAAACGTAACTACCAGCAAGCGCAAAATGTCGAAGTAAACTTTGACGTAAAAAAAGGTAGTATAAAAGTATTCGCAGTGAAAGAAGTTGTTGATCTGGTGATGGACTCACAACTTGAAGTATCGCTTGAAGATGCTCATCACTTAAACAGTGCATATGAAATTGGCGACAAGATTAAATTTGAAGTTACGCCTAAAGATTTCGGTCGAATTGCTGCACAAACTGCAAAACAAGTGATCATGCAACGAGTTCGTGAAGCTGAACGTTCAATTATCTACAACGAATACATTGATTATGAGGATGATATTTTAACTGGTATAGTCGAACGCCAAGACCGTCGTTATGTTTACGTTAGCTTAGGTAAAATCGAAGCCGTTATCCCACCAGAAGGTCAAATTCCTAATGAAACCTTCCAACCACACGAGCGTGTACAAGTTTACGTAGAACGTGTTGAAAATACGACTAAAGGGCCACAAGTCTATGTCTCTCGTAGCCACCCAAGTCTATTGAAACGTCTATTTGAACAAGAAGTACCTGAGATTTTCGACGGTACTGTTGAAATTAAAGCCATCGCCCGTGAAGCTGGTGATCGTTCTAAAGTAGCGGTTGTATCAAACGACGCGAATATTGATGCAGTAGGTACTTGTGTTGGACCTCGTGGTTCGCGTGTACAACGTATTGTAGACGAATTAAAAGGTGAAAATATGGATATCGTTCAATGGTCAGACGATATGGCAACATTTATTTCAAATGCCTTGAATCCAGCGGATGTACTATCTGTACACTTTGTACCAGGTGAAACATCTTGTGTGGTAGTAGTACCAGAAAACCACTTATCACTAGCGATTGGTAAACGTGGTCAAAATGCACGTTTAGCGGCTAAATTAACAAACCACAAGATTGATATCAAATCTGAAGCTGACTTTGAAGCCTATGTACAAACAGATGAGTACGCAGAACGTTTTGCTGAGAAAGAATTAGTCGACGAAGACGTTGATCCAATTTTAGCTGAAGATATTGAAACTGTTGAAGATTACGAAGCAGTGACAGAAGGATCATCTTCAATTGATGAAGAAGATTTATTAGCTATTGATGACCTTGAAGAAGGTAATGTTGGTCCAGAAGCAATTGAAGATCAGATTGATGATATTGAAGGCGAAGACAACGACATTATTGGTGATGAACCTTTAATTGGCGAAGAAGATTTAGACCAACAAGAGCGTTTAAACGAAGAAGGCTAAGATTAGGTGGGATCAAACATGAAACAACGAAAAATTCCTATGCGAAAATGTGTTGTGACAAATGAAATGTTTCCTAAAAAAGAATTAATTAGAATTGTTCGTAATCCTGAAGGGGTTGTTGAAATTGACCCGACAGGTAAGAAAAATGGGCGCGGCGCATATGTATCCCTCGATCCTGAAGTTGTACAGAAGGCTTGGGATAAACACATGCTAGATAGACACTTAAATGTATCCATTTCGGATGATTTTTATAGTGAATTGAAAGCTTATGTTGCCCATCAAAAAGCCAGAAAAGAGCTTTTTGAAAATGAACAATAATAAGTTGAATTTGTTAGGTTTGGCGCAAGCAGCGAGTAAACTCGTTTCAGGTACTGAAACTGTCATGAAAACTATTCAGCAAGAGACGGCTGTTTTAGTGGTCATGGCTACTGATGTCAGCGAACAAACAAAAAAGAACATAGAGAATAAATGTGCTTTTTATGAAGTGGAATATGTTCAGATGTTTACAACTGAAGAAATTTCAATTGCTTTAGGTAAAAAGAGGTCGATAGTCGCCCTCTTAGACCGCGGGTTTGTGAAAAGCTTTAAAAAATAATTTAGATTTTTACGTATATTTTTACATCAAATAGGAGAGTAAAAAGTATGAGAGATTAGTAGAATAAGGAAGGTGATGACATGTCAAAAAAACGTGTCTACGAAGTTGCTAAGGAAATTGGCATATCAAGTAAAGAGTTATTGAATGCTGCAGAAAAAGCAGGTTTTAAATATTCAAGCCATATGGCATCAATGACTGATGACGAAGTAAACAAGCTAAAAAGTAGCTTTGCAAATAAATCAGCAGGTAAGGAAGACAACAACAATCAGCCAGCGAAAGCAGCTGAAAGTCAACCAACTAAGAAAGCTGAAAATAAGCCTGCAGGAAAAGGTTCAGCTAAATCAGAACCTGCTAAAGCAAACGCTAAGCAAAACCAGCACCAAAACAAGTCGCAAAATCGCAATAACCCAGCAAAAGAGAATAAAAATATGAATAATCAAAAAAATAATTTTAAAAATAATAGCAATAACAAAAACGGCGGATTTAAAGGTAAAGGCAAAAAAGGGAAAAAAGGTCGTTTTAACAATGACCAAAACCGCCCTCAAGGCAACCCAGTACCACCAAGAAAGAATAAGCCACTTCCAGAAAAAGTGGAATATACTGAAGGTATGACTGTAGCGGATATTGCTAAAAAAATTCACCGTGAGCCAGCTGAGATTATCAAAAAACTATTCTTGATGGGTGTGCCAGCTACACAAAACCAAGCGTTAGATAAAGATGCTATCGAGTTAATTCTTGAAGAATATGGTGTAAAGGCTGAAGAGAAAGTTATTGTTGACCAAGCAGACTTTGAACATTACTTTGAAGAAGCTAAGAATGCAGACGAGAAAGATTTAGAAACTCGTCCAGCAGTTGTAACCATCATGGGGCACGTTGACCATGGTAAAACAACTTTACTTGACTACTTACGTAACGCTCAAGTTGTAGACGGCGAAGCGGGCGGTATCACACAACATATCGGTGCCTACCAAGTACGTGAAAATGACCGTTTAATTACTTTCCTAGATACACCAGGACATGCGGCCTTCACGACAATGCGTGCGCGTGGTGCTGATGTAACGGATATCGTTATCCTTGTAGTAGCAGCTGATGATGGTGTAATGCCACAAACCGTTGAGGCGATTAACCATGCCAAAGCAGCGGGTGTACCAATTATCGTTGCAGTAAACAAAATCGATAAACCAACAGCTAATCCTGATCGAGTAATGCAAGAGTTAACTGAATATGGCCTAATTTCTGAAGAGTGGGGCGGGGACACAATCTTCGTAAATATCTCAGCTAAATTTGGTCAAAATGTAAGTGACTTACTAGAAATGATTTTATTAGTTTCAGACGTAGAAGAATATAAAGCTGTACCAAACCGTTTAGCTTTAGGGTCTGTAATCGAAGCGCGTCTTGACCCATCTAAAGGTGCTATTGCGACATTATTAGTTCAAGAAGGGACATTGCGTGTTGGGGATCCAATTGTTGTTGGTGATACACATGGACGTGTCCGTGTAATGACTAATGATACTGGTCGCCGTATCAAGCAAGCTGGCCCATCAACACCAGTTGAAATCACTGGTTTACAAGAATCACCACAAGCTGGTGACCGCTTTGTAGCCTTTGATGACGAAAAAACAGCCCGTGCTGTTGGTGAAGAGCGTGCGAGCCGTGCCTTACAAGAACGTCGTCAAGCAAATCATGCTGTAACCTTAGACAACTTATTCGAAACGCTACAAGAAGGCGAATTGAAATCAGTTAATGTCATTATCAAAGGGGACGTTCAAGGTTCTGTTGAAGCCTTAGCTGGAAGCTTGAAAAAAATCGAAGTTGAAGGTGTTAAAGTAAATATCGTTCACCAAGCAGTTGGTGCAATCAACGAGAGTGATATTACTTTAGGTCAAGCATCACAAGCCTTAATCATTGGTTTTAACGTTCGACCTACACCACAGGCTAAATTACAAGCAGATGCAGATGAAGTAGAAGTACGTCTATACAACATCATTTACGATGCAATTAATGACGTAGAATCAGCGATGACAGGTATGTTAGACCCTGAATTCGTTGAAGAAGTAACTGGTACTGTACAAGTTCGTGAAACTTACAATGTATCTAAAGTAGGAACAATTGTTGGTGGTTACGTATTAGATGGTACAATCTACCGTAATTCACAAGTTCGTATCATCCGTGATTCAATTGTCATCTATGATGGTCAATTAGGTTCGTTACGTCGCTTTAAAGATGATGTGAAAGAAGTATCTCGTGGATTTGAACTAGGTCTTACAATTGAAAACTACAACGATATCAAAGTAGATGACGAAATTGAAGCATATCGTATGGTTGAAGTGAAGAAAAAATAGAGGTGATACACAATGGCAAAATTTAGAGCTGAACGTGTAAGTCAAGAGATCCTTCGCGATGTTAATGATATATTGAGAAAAACTGTTAAAGACCCCCGCGTTGAAGGTGTTACAATTACTGATGTAGAAGTTACTGGTGACTTACAGCAAGCAACTATTTTCTACACTACATTGAGTGAATTAGCCAGTGAACGTGAAAAAGCGCAAAAAGGTTTGGAAAAATCTAGTGGTTTAGTTCGTTCTGAAATTGGTAAACGCCTAAACATCTATAAAACACCAGAAATATTCTTTGAACGTGACCGTTCAATTGAATATGGTAACCATATCGACCAATTGTTAGCACAATTAAACAAAAAAGACGATTTTGATAGCATGTCTGACGCTGAGTCAGATAAGTTAGTCGATTAATAAGTAGAAAGGCCCCGGGAATTATAGCAAGTATGCTGTAATTCTTGGGGCCTTTTTTGTTGTTTGTGAGGTTGATTTTTAGAATAAATCTTCGAAATGTGGTGCGAAAATGCTGATATATAGACCTTTAGCGTGGTGAAATATACCTATTTTTCAAAAAATAATTGTTACATACAATGTCATAAATATAACTTATTAAAATATGCAAGAATTGATGAAAGTGCTGTAAATGTTGTCATACTGGGAAAACGTTGAATTGTAACAATTGAGATGAAAATATTAAAAATTACAAAACATTTCAGTCCATTTAAAGCCCCTTAACGAATAGGGTTATAGGGTTTTCTTTTGAATCCATACCGTGTAGTATATTGCGTGTAGTCGAAACAGTGGCTAAATAAACAGCTAAGCAACAGCTAAACAAATAAGGAGTTTTACTTAACATGAAATTTAACAAAACAATTTTAGGAACAACATTTGCATTGTCAGCATTATTTGCGACAGCAGGATTTAACACTGAAGAAGCAAAAGCAGCGGAATGGACAGCGCGAAGCGTTGAAGAAGTTTCAGCTGATATGGAAGCAATTGATGAATCAACATCTGAATATACTGTAGTCTACGGTGACACTTTATCTGTGATCGCTAACGCAGTTGGTGTTGATGTGAACACATTAGTACAAATCAACGAAATTGAAAATGCTGATTTAATCTTCCCATCTAACTCTATCTCATTCACTAAAAATGACGAAGGTGAAGTAGACGAAGTTGTTGTTGAAGATGCTAACAAGAAAAAAGAAACTTACAAAGTAGAAGAAGAAACAGTTGAAAAAACTGAAACTGAAGAAGTAGCAGAAGAAACAACTGTAGAACCAGTTGCATACGAAGCTGAAGAAGAAACAGCAACTGTACAAGCAACTTCATATGAAGCAGAAGAAACAACTGAAGAAACATCTTCAACTTCTTCCTACTCAGCAGCAGAAGAAATCCCTTACCAAGTATTACAAGTAGTAGAAACTGAAGCAGGTCCAAGCTACTCTGAAAAAGCAGCAGTATTCTCTGTAATCCTTAACCGTGCAAACTCAGGTAACTGGGGTGGTACTTCATTTTCAGCAGTAGTTAACGCATCTGGTCAATTTGAAGTTGTTTCAAACGGTATGGCAGCTAGCGCTACAGTATCAGAACAAACTTACCAAGCTGTTAACGATGTATTAACTAACGGTGTAACTACATCAGCTGAATCATTCCGTGCTTCAGGTGACGGCGTGACAAACACATTCTTCTAGTTTAAATTCAAATACAATAAACAAAAAAATCGGGAGAGCTCCCGATTTTTTGTTTATTATTTTTTTCAAGATCGATATTAAAGAGTATTGGTTTGTTTAGTTAAGTTTCATCGTTCTAATAATACAAAAACCACCTAATTATTTGTTTACGAATAATGCGTTAAAAAATAGAGAGTTAAACTAGGATTCAAATGATTATCTAACGTGTATTACTCTGTGCATTCTATTATAGAAAGGTTGAGAATAAGGCTAAAATAGATAGTCCACCTTGTGTCAATATAATTTTTTTACTACTAGTGAAGCTACCATATGTGGCCACTAAAATAATGTAGACAAATATCATACGAACAATCTCAATAGAAGCGCTACTGAAAAATAATGCATATAATAGCCCTAAACCAATGAGACCATTATATATTCCCATATTTTTAAATAAGGTATTCAATGAACTTCCTTTCAACTCATCTCTTTCCATATTAAATATTCTACTTGTTTGGGCTGACGTGGTAGTAATAGTTTGTATATACATGATATAAAAGAATTCTAAAGCGACTAAAAGAGTTAATATAGTTGTTGTAACTGACATGGTTAATCTCTCCCCTTAACTGACGAAGTAATCTTCGTTTTTTAAATATAAAACATTTTTATGAATTTTCAAAGGATTAATACGTGCAATGTTAAGCTATATAAACATGAACACTAAAGAAGGGAAATTAAAGAATTCTATAGTTTAAGGGTAAAAAAAAAGCTGTAACTCATAAATAGCAACAACCTAATAATTTTTTTATTTGAATGCGCCCGGAGGGAATCGAACCCCCATCATAAGAACCGGAATCTTATGTGATATCCATTACACTACGGGCGCAAATTTTTGTATATTTTGCTTAAAAAACAATAACAGGATTATTATAGCCTAGTTTTTAGTCAAATTCAAGCGTTTATAGGAATCTGGTGGCATCAATTATTCTTAACAATTGATAATGTCTTAGGTATTAACTAGAGAAAATGTCTCGTTTTCAAGTCATGAAGGCCAGCTATTGGGCAGAATGAACCTTCTATGCTAAAATGATAAGGCAAATCAAAAAAGTTATATTTGTTGACCAATTTTGACCATAAAGGTATAATACCAATATACAAGTTTAAAAGGAGGACATTTAAATGAATTTAGTACCAACAGTTATTGAACAATCTTCTCGCGGTGAACGTGCTTATGATATTTACTCTCGTTTATTAAAAGACCGTATTATTATGTTGAGCGGGGAATTCAATGACGATTTAGCCAACTCAATCATTGCCCAATTATTATTCTTAGATGCACAAGATCCAGATAAAGATATCTACCTATACATTAATTCACCAGGTGGTTCTATCACTTCAGGTATGGCAATCTATGATACTATGCAATTCGTACATGCAGATGTACAAACAATTGTAATGGGTATGGCTGCATCAATGGGGTCATTTATTGCGGCCGCCGGAACTAAAGGTAAACGTTTTGCTTTACCAAATGCTGAAATCTTAATCCACCAACCATTAGGTGGTGCTCAAGGACAAGCAACTGAAATTGAAATTGCTGCACGTCACATCTTGAAAACAAAAGAAAAAATGAACCGTCTATACTCTGAAATGACTGGTCAACCTGTAGAAGTGATCGAACGCGATACCGACCGTGACAACTGGTTAACTGCAGAAGAAGCTTTAGAATATGGTTTATTAGATCAAATCATGACTAAAAACGATGAATTAGAAAAATAGTTAACCAATTTTAAGTCTAGAGAAGTGGGGTAAAACCTGCTTCTTTTTCTTTAAGGCGTTCGATATAGCCCGTGGAAATGTCCTTAAATATATATTCTTTGTAGGGCGTAATAGCTGTCATGGCGTATAGAAGAAAAGTGGGCTTAAAAGCTTGCAAGCGGATAAATTTATTGGTATGATTACTTTTGTAGAGAGATATGATTCGAAGGGATCAAATTTTTTTACCGGAGGGTGGTCAAAAAAAGACGCGCTGGACAATAAAAGTCCAAGTGTTTTTGCACTCAACGTTTTTGTACTAGGAAAGTGGGGACTATGGACGAATTATTTAAAAGTATTACTGAAGTAGTGCCGGAAGTTCAGAAGACCTATTTTGAGAGAATTAGTGTATTACAGCGGATTTTCAAAGATGGTCCGATTGGTCGGAAGGGACTAGCTGAAAAGTTAGGAATTACCGAACGACCGCTACGTACAATTACAGATGTTTTGAAACAACAAGGTCTCATTGATTCTTCTCCCGCAGGTATGACAATTACGCCAAAAGGGGAACGAGCAATTGCTACAGGTCAAGACTTGTGGCGTGATACAAATAAAATTCACCTACAAGAAAAATATTTGGCTGATGTGCTCAACATAGCAGATGCTCGAATTGTTTCAGGAGATATCGACCAAGATCAACATATTCTGTTTGAAATGGGTCTACAAGTTTCAAAATACTTAGACACGAATTTACCAGCGGGGAATCATACGATTGCTGTTACTGGTGGTTCAACTATGCTAGAGGTGAGTGAACATGTTCAATTAGCACCTTCTGCTGACAGACACTTTACTGTTGTCGCAGCCAGGGGTGGGATCGGAGATGCTTCAGCAACCCAAGCCAACACAATTAGCGATATTCTAGCGCAAAAGTTATACGGTCATAATATTTCCTTATATGCTCCTGAGAATTTATCTGAGGTGGCAAATATGGCTTTAATGAATGATCCTGTGATTCAATCAACTTTAAAGCGGTTAAAAGAGGCTAACATTTTACTTTTTAGTGTTGGTAATGCTAAAATAATGGCAAGGCGTAGGGGACTTGATTTAGAAAGTTCATCTAAGATTAAGAGTAACCACGCTGTAGGGGAAGTGTTCGGGTGTTTCTTTGATAAAGAAGGAAACATAGTCCATTGAATCCCTAGAATCGGTCTTCAGCTTGAAGACTTGGCAGATATTGATTTGCCAATTCTGATTGCTGGAGGCAGTGTAAAAGCAGAAGCAATACAGGCTTTTGCGAAACTCGCACCTAAACAGTTAGTCATTATAACTGATCAAGGTGCCTCAAATATGGTTTTAAATGGGGAATCCCATTAAAATAATTTTGTATTCCATTAAGGAGGAATTTTGTAGTATGGCAATTAAATTAGCAATTAACGGTTTTGGTCGTATCGGTCGTTTAACTTTACGTCGTATCTGGGAAGAAAATGAATCAAATGTAGAAATCGTGGCAATCAACGATTTAACAGACAACGAATTCTTAGCTTACCTATTAAAATATGATACAGCTCACGGTACTTTTAACCACGATATCGAAACTACTGAAAATGGTATTTCAATCGATGGTAAAGAAATCACTGTATACTCTGAACGTGACGCAAACGATTTACCTTGGGGTGACTTAGGTGTTGATATCGTTCTAGAATGTACTGGTTTCTACGCTACAAAAGAAAAATCTCAAGCACACATCAACGCTGGTGCTAAAAAAGTTATCATCTCAGCTCCTGCTGATGCTGAAACTAAAACAATTGTTTACGGTGTAAACGAAGATATCATCGAAGCTGAAGATAAAATCATCTCTGGTGCTTCATGTACTACTAACTGTTTAGCTCCTGTAGTTAACGTGTTAGAAAAAGAATTCGGTATCAAACATGGTTTAATGTCAACAATCCATGCTTACACTTCTACACAATCATTACAAGATGCACCTAACGGTAAAAAAGGTAACTACCGTAACGGTCGTGCAGCTGCAGAAAACGCTATTCCAGCATCTACTGGTGCAGCTAAAGCTGTAGGTCGCGTTATTCCTTCAGTTAACGGTAAAGTTGATGGTACTGCTATCCGTATTCCTATCGTTACTGGTTCAATGACTGAGTTCTACTCAACATTAAACACTAAAGTTACAGTTGAAGAAGTTAACGCTGCTATGGAAAAATACGCTAACCCATCATTCTTATACAACACTGATGAAATCGTATCTTCTGACATCGTTGGTGTTCCAGCTGGTTCAATCTTCGACGCAACTCAAACTAAAGTTATCGAATCTGAAGATGGCCAATTAGTTAAAACTGTTGCTTGGTACGATAACGAAGCTGGTTTCGTTTCTCAATTCGTACGTTTAATCGAATTCTTTGCTGCTAAACAATAATTCATTGTTTAAAAGTAAAATCAGTTGAATTTGGGCGGGAAGCTTCGCGCTTCCTGCCCTTTTTTATTGGTTAACAACTTAAGATAAGGAGTGCTATTTTAATGGCTAAGAAAACTGTAAAAGACATCGATTTAAAAGGTAAAGTAGTTTTAGAACGTGCTGATTTTAACGTTCCAATGGACAAAGACCTTAATATTACTGATGACAACCGTATCGTTCAAGCATTACCAACTATTGAGTATATTCTTGAGCAAGGTGGTCGTTTAGTATTATTCTCTCACCTTGGTAAAGTGAAAACAGAAGAAGACAAAGCTTCTAAATCTCTACGCCCAGTTGCAGAACGTTTATCTGAAAAATTAGGTAAAGAAGTTACTTTCGTAGCGCAAACTCGTGGTCAAGAATTAGAAGATGCTATCGCTAACCTTAAAGATGGCGAAGTATTAATGTTTGAAAACACTCGTTTCGAAGATGTAGACGGTAAGAAAGAAAGCAAGAACGATCCTGAATTAGGTAAATACTGGGCTTCATTAGGCGACGTATTTGTTAATGACGCATTCGGTACTGCTCACCGTGAACATGCTTCTAACGTTGGTATCTCAAATAACACAGAAGCTGTTGCCGGTTTCTTAATGGAAAAAGAAATTCAATTCTTGGGCGATGCTGTTAACGAACCAAAACGTCCATTCGTTGCAATCTTAGGTGGTGCGAAAGTATCTGACAAGATTTCAGTAATCGAATCGTTACTAAACAAGGCTGACAAAGTCTTAATCGGTGGTGGTATGGCTTATACATTCATGAAAGCTCAAGGCTACGAAGTTGGTGGCTCTTTACTTGAAGAAGACAAAATTCCATTGGCTAAAGACTTAATTGAACGCGCAGGCGACCGTTTAGTATTACCAGTTGACTTTGTTGTAGCTGATGCTTTTGACAACGATGCAAACACTGATGTTGTTGATGTTGATGGCATTCCAGCTGACTGGCAATCACTTGACGTAGGTCCTAAGACTGTTGAGTACTACGCAGCACAAGTTGCAGACGCGAAAACTGTTGTTTGGAATGGCCCAATGGGTGTATTCGAAATGCCAAGTTTCGCAAAAGGTACTAACGGTGTTGGTGAAGCTATCGCTAACTTAACTGATGCTACAACTATCATCGGTGGTGGGGACTCTGCTGCAGCTGCTTACCAATTAGGTTTAGCTGACAAATTCTCACACATTTCTACCGGTGGTGGGGCATCATTAGAATTCTTAGAAGGTAAAGAATTACCTGGTATCGCTGCAATCGCGAACAAATAATTTTCGTAAATAAATTGAGTAAAACTTTTCGTAAAGGAGTTTTTAATATATGCGTAAGACATTAATCGCTGGTAACTGGAAAATGAATAAAACAGCTACTGAAGCCCACGAATTCGTTGCTGCACTTAAAGAAGGTTTCCCGCAAACGGATGCTGAATCTTTAATCGCACCACCAGCAATCTACATTGAAAAATTAATCGAAGAAGTAGCAGGTACTGACATCCAAATTGGTGCACAAAATGTTCACTTTGAAGATGATGGTGCTTTCACAGGCGAAATTTCTCCGCTTGCTTTAGAAGCATTAGGCGTACCTTACGTTATCATCGGTCACTCAGAACGTCGTGAATTATTCGGCGAAACTGATGAAGATGTACGTAAAAAAGCAGCAAGCATTTTCAGCCACAACATGACACCAATCATTTGCTGTGGTGAAACTTTAGAAACTCGTGAAGCTGGCCAAGAAAAAGAATGGGTTAGTGGACAAATCCGCGCTGCTCTTGAAGGTTTAACTGCTGATCAAGTTGCACAAGCTGTAATTGCTTATGAACCAATCTGGGCAATCGGTACTGGTAAAACAGCTTCTGCTGATGATGCACAAGATATGTCAGCACACATCCGCGATTTATTATTTGAAATCGCTGGTAAAGAAGCAGCAGACCAAACACGTATTTTATACGGTGGTTCTGTTAAACCAGCTAACATTGCTGAATTGCTTGAAAAAGAGGACGTTGACGGTGCGCTCGTAGGAGGAGCTAGTCTTGATGTTACTTCTTACATCGCATTATTAAATGGAGGTAAATAACACATGTCTAAATCACCCGTAGCTATTATTATCTTAGATGGATTCGGTTGGAGAGAAGAATCATATGGTAATGCTGTAGCACAAGCAAACAAACCAAACTTTGACCGTTACTGGAATGAATTTCCACATGCTACAATGAAAGCTTCTGGGTTAGACGTTGGGTTACCTGATGGACAAATGGGTAACTCTGAAGTTGGCCATACAAATATTGGTGCTGGCCGTATTGTATACCAAAGCCTAACTCGAATCGATAAAGCTATTGAAGATGGTGAATTTGCTGAGAATGAAGCATTAAATGGTGCTTATACTCATGTAACTGACAACCATTCAGCTTTACACATCTTCGGATTATTATCTGATGGTGGGGTACACAGCCACTTACGTCATATCGAGGCATTGATTAAAGATGCTAAAGCTAAAGGTGTTGAAAAATTATACCTACACGCTTTCTTAGATGGACGTGACGTTGATCCACATGCAGCGCCAGGTTATATTGAATCACTTGAAAAAGTAATGGCCGAAGAAAACTTAGGTCAAATCGCTTCAATTTCTGGACGTTACTATGCAATGGACCGTGATAACCGTTGGGAACGTGTACAAAAAGCTTATGATGTTATCTTTAACGGTAAAGGCGAAACTGGCAACAACGCAAATGAAGTTGTAAATGCTAACTACGCTAAAGACGTTACTGATGAATTCGTTGAGCCAACAGTAATTGTTGATGCTGAGGGCAAACCAGTAGGCCAAGTAGCCGATAATGATGCTATCATTTTCGCTAACTTCCGTCCTGACCGTGCTATCCAACTTTCAGACGCT from Aerococcus urinaeequi includes:
- the clpP gene encoding ATP-dependent Clp endopeptidase proteolytic subunit ClpP, yielding MNLVPTVIEQSSRGERAYDIYSRLLKDRIIMLSGEFNDDLANSIIAQLLFLDAQDPDKDIYLYINSPGGSITSGMAIYDTMQFVHADVQTIVMGMAASMGSFIAAAGTKGKRFALPNAEILIHQPLGGAQGQATEIEIAARHILKTKEKMNRLYSEMTGQPVEVIERDTDRDNWLTAEEALEYGLLDQIMTKNDELEK
- the gap gene encoding type I glyceraldehyde-3-phosphate dehydrogenase, whose product is MAIKLAINGFGRIGRLTLRRIWEENESNVEIVAINDLTDNEFLAYLLKYDTAHGTFNHDIETTENGISIDGKEITVYSERDANDLPWGDLGVDIVLECTGFYATKEKSQAHINAGAKKVIISAPADAETKTIVYGVNEDIIEAEDKIISGASCTTNCLAPVVNVLEKEFGIKHGLMSTIHAYTSTQSLQDAPNGKKGNYRNGRAAAENAIPASTGAAKAVGRVIPSVNGKVDGTAIRIPIVTGSMTEFYSTLNTKVTVEEVNAAMEKYANPSFLYNTDEIVSSDIVGVPAGSIFDATQTKVIESEDGQLVKTVAWYDNEAGFVSQFVRLIEFFAAKQ
- a CDS encoding phosphoglycerate kinase — its product is MAKKTVKDIDLKGKVVLERADFNVPMDKDLNITDDNRIVQALPTIEYILEQGGRLVLFSHLGKVKTEEDKASKSLRPVAERLSEKLGKEVTFVAQTRGQELEDAIANLKDGEVLMFENTRFEDVDGKKESKNDPELGKYWASLGDVFVNDAFGTAHREHASNVGISNNTEAVAGFLMEKEIQFLGDAVNEPKRPFVAILGGAKVSDKISVIESLLNKADKVLIGGGMAYTFMKAQGYEVGGSLLEEDKIPLAKDLIERAGDRLVLPVDFVVADAFDNDANTDVVDVDGIPADWQSLDVGPKTVEYYAAQVADAKTVVWNGPMGVFEMPSFAKGTNGVGEAIANLTDATTIIGGGDSAAAAYQLGLADKFSHISTGGGASLEFLEGKELPGIAAIANK
- the tpiA gene encoding triose-phosphate isomerase gives rise to the protein MRKTLIAGNWKMNKTATEAHEFVAALKEGFPQTDAESLIAPPAIYIEKLIEEVAGTDIQIGAQNVHFEDDGAFTGEISPLALEALGVPYVIIGHSERRELFGETDEDVRKKAASIFSHNMTPIICCGETLETREAGQEKEWVSGQIRAALEGLTADQVAQAVIAYEPIWAIGTGKTASADDAQDMSAHIRDLLFEIAGKEAADQTRILYGGSVKPANIAELLEKEDVDGALVGGASLDVTSYIALLNGGK
- the gpmI gene encoding 2,3-bisphosphoglycerate-independent phosphoglycerate mutase; protein product: MSKSPVAIIILDGFGWREESYGNAVAQANKPNFDRYWNEFPHATMKASGLDVGLPDGQMGNSEVGHTNIGAGRIVYQSLTRIDKAIEDGEFAENEALNGAYTHVTDNHSALHIFGLLSDGGVHSHLRHIEALIKDAKAKGVEKLYLHAFLDGRDVDPHAAPGYIESLEKVMAEENLGQIASISGRYYAMDRDNRWERVQKAYDVIFNGKGETGNNANEVVNANYAKDVTDEFVEPTVIVDAEGKPVGQVADNDAIIFANFRPDRAIQLSDAVTATEWDNFDRGNVPTNVKFVSMTKYKDTIPADIAFKPIALKNVLGQVLSDNGLNQLRIAETEKYPHVTFFMNGGANDEFEGEKRILINSPKVATYDLKPEMSAYEVTDALVDEIENDRQDAIILNFANPDMVGHSGMLEPTIKAIEAVDECLGRVVDALLAKDGKAIIFADHGNADTELNEDGSPNTAHTTVPVPLIVTQKGIELRTDGRLADVAPTMLDLLNVDQPAEMTGETLIKH